The Glycine soja cultivar W05 chromosome 8, ASM419377v2, whole genome shotgun sequence genome has a window encoding:
- the LOC114421579 gene encoding probable inositol transporter 2, producing the protein MEGGVPDADISAFRECLSLSWKNPYVLRLAFSAGIGGLLFGYDTGVISGALLYIRDEFPAVDRKTWLQESIVSTAIAGAIIGAAVGGWMNDRFGRRKSILVADVLFIVGSAVMAAAPVPAVLIIGRVFVGLGVGMASMASPLYISEASPTKVRGALVALNSFLITGGQFLSYLINLAFTKAPGTWRWMLGVAAAPAIIQVVLMFTLPESPRWLFRRGKEEEAKAILRKIYQANEVEEEIQALHDSVAMELKQAESSDNMNIIKLFKTKAVRRGLVAGMGLQIFQQFTGINTVMYYSPTIVQLAGYASNQTALLLSLITSGLNAFGSVVSIYFIDKTGRKKLALLSLCGCVVALTLLTFTFRHTATHSPMISALETVHFNNTCPGFGHAVNANQWDCMMCLKAECGYCASGVSSKSLPGACLISNDATKGMCQKEHRAWYTQGCPSKIGWLAIVGLALYIIFFSPGMGTVPWVVNSEIYPLRYRGVCGGIASTTCWVSNLIVSQSFLTLTVAIGTAWTFMLFGFVALIGIFFVLIFVPETKGVPMEEVEQMLEERAVHLKFWEKASPPQKG; encoded by the exons ATGGAAGGAGGAGTACCTGACGCCGATATCTCTGCCTTCAGAGAATGCCTCTCCCTCTCATGGAAGAATCCCTATGTCCTTCGCCTCGCTTTCTCAGCTGGAATCGGTGGCCTTCTTTTTGGCTATGACACCg GAGTGATATCTGGAGCTCTTTTGTATATAAGGGATGAATTCCCAGCTGTAGATAGGAAGACTTGGCTTCAG gaATCTATAGTGAGTACAGCAATTGCTGGAGCAATAATAGGTGCTGCAGTGGGTGGATGGATGAACGACCGATttggaagaagaaaatcaaTCCTTGTAGCTGATGTCCTCTTTATAGTTGGGTCAGCAGTAATGGCTGCAGCACCTGTCCCTGCTGTTCTCATCATAGGTCGAGTTTTTGTTGGCCTTGGTGTTGGAATGGCTTCAATGGCATCTCCTCTCTACATTTCTGAGGCTTCCCCCACCAAAGTTCGGGGAGCCCTTGTAGCTCTCAACAGTTTCCTCATCACTGGTGGACAATTTCTCTCCTACCTCATCAACTTGGCTTTCACTAAG GCGCCGGGTACATGGAGGTGGATGCTTGGAGTGGCTGCTGCACCTGCTATAATACAAGTGGTGTTAATGTTCACGCTCCCAGAATCACCACGTTGGCTGTTCCGACGG GGAAAGGAGGAGGAAGCAAAAGCAATATTAAGGAAAATTTATCAAGCCAATGAAGTTGAGGAAGAAATCCAAGCTTTGCATGATTCAGTTGCTATGGAACTGAAGCAAGCAGAATCCTCAGATAACATGAACATAATCAAACTGTTTAAAACGAAGGCTGTGAGGAGAGGTTTGGTGGCAGGAATGGGGCTTCAAATCTTCCAGCAATTCACGGGCATCAACACTGTCATGTACTACAGTCCCACAATTGTTCAGTTAGCTGGTTATGCATCCAACCAGACGGCATTGCTCCTCTCCCTCATCACTTCTGGGCTTAACGCTTTCGGTTCGGTCGTTAGCATCTACTTCATTGACAAGACTGGGAGAAAGAAACTTGCTTTGCTTAGTTTGTGTGGCTGTGTTGTAGCCTTGACCCTTTTAACTTTCACTTTCCGCCACACCGCAACTCATTCTCCAATGATTAGTGCGCTTGAGACCGTTCATTTCAACAACACCTGCCCCGGTTTCGGCCACGCTGTCAATGCTAATCAATGGGATTGCATGATGTGTCTCAAGGCAGAATGTGGCTATTGTGCATCCGGTGTCTCTAGCAAG AGCTTACCAGGGGCATGTTTGATTTCTAATGATGCAACAAAGGGTATGTGTCAAAAAGAACATAGAGCATGGTACACACAGGGATGTCCTAGCAAAATTGGGTGGCTTGCAATAGTGGGACTTGCACTGTACATCATATTCTTCTCACCAGGGATGGGAACTGTTCCATGGGTTGTCAATTCTGAAATCTATCCTCTGAGGTACCGTGGGGTATGTGGAGGAATTGCTTCTACAACTTGTTGGGTTTCAAACCTCATTGTTTCCCAGTCCTTCTTGACTTTGACCGTGGCTATTGGGACAGCATGGACATTCATGTTGTTTGGATTTGTTGCTCTCATTGGCATCTTCTTCGTTCTCATTTTCGTGCCAGAAACCAAGGGAGTTCCAATGGAAGAAGTTGAGCAAATGCTGGAGGAAAGAGCTGTGCACTTGAAGTTTTGGGAGAAGGCGAGTCCTCCCCAGAAGGGTTGA
- the LOC114421578 gene encoding probable inositol transporter 2 isoform X1 has protein sequence MEGGGVEVDVSAFRECLSLSWKNPYVLRLAFSAGIGGLLFGYDTGVISGALLYIRDDFKEVDSKTWLQEAIVSMALAGAIIGAAVGGWINDRFGRRKAILLADTLFFIGSAVMAAATNPSILIVGRVFVGLGVGMASMASPLYISEASPTRVRGALVSLNGFLITGGQFLSYLINLAFTKAPGTWRWMLGVAAVPALIQIVLMMMLPESPRWLFRKGREEEGKAILRKIYPPQEVEAEINTLKESVEIEIKEAEASDKVSIVKMLKTKTVRRGLYAGMGLQIFQQFVGINTVMYYSPTIVQLAGFASNRTALLLSLITSGLNAFGSILSIYFIDRTGRKKLVLFSLCGVVFSLVVLTVVFHQSTTHSPMVSALETSHFNNTCPDYHSAVNPGGWDCMKCLKASPECGFCASGANKLLPGACLISSDTTKDQCHKEDRLWYTRGCPSKFGWLAIVGLALYIIFFSPGMGTVPWVVNSEIYPLRYRGICGGMASTSNWVSNLIVAQSFLSLTQAIGTSWTFMIFIFITIAAIIFVIIFVPETKGLPMEEVEKMLEGRDLNFKFWQRSSRHAEEVATQKTQST, from the exons ATGGAAGGAGGAGGAGTAGAAGTTGATGTCTCTGCTTTCAGAGAATGCTTGTCTCTGTCATGGAAAAATCCTTACGTTCTTCGCCTTGCTTTTTCTGCTGGAATTGGTGGCCTTCTCTTTGGCTATGACACTG GAGTGATTTCTGGGGCTCTTTTATATATCAGAGATGATTTCAAAGAAGTGGATAGCAAGACTTGGCTTCAG GAAGCCATAGTGAGCATGGCTCTTGCTGGAGCAATCATAGGAGCTGCAGTTGGTGGATGGATCAACGATCGATTTGGAAGGAGAAAAGCTATCCTTCTTGCAGACACACTCTTCTTTATTGGTTCTGCTGTCATGGCTGCCGCTACCAATCCATCTATTCTCATTGTTGGTCGAGTTTTCGTTGGCCTTGGTGTTGGAATGGCTTCAATGGCATCCCCCTTATACATCTCTGAAGCTTCTCCAACCAGAGTTCGAGGAGCTTTAGTTAGTCTCAATGGCTTTCTCATTACTGGAGGACAATTCCTCTCCTACCTCATCAACTTGGCcttcacaaaa GCACCAGGAACATGGAGATGGATGCTAGGAGTAGCAGCAGTACCAGCCCTGATACAAATCGTATTAATGATGATGCTGCCAGAATCACCGCGTTGGCTGTTCCGAAAG ggaagagaagaagagggtaAAGCAATTTTAAGGAAGATTTATCCACCCCAAGAAGTTGAAGCAGAAATTAATACTTTGAAGGAATCAGTTGAAATAGAAATCAAGGAAGCAGAGGCCTCAGATAAGGTCAGCATAGTCAAAATGCTGAAAACTAAAACTGTGAGAAGAGGTTTGTATGCAGGAATGGGCCTTCAAATTTTCCAGCAGTTTGTGGGGATCAACACTGTGATGTACTACAGCCCCACCATAGTTCAGTTAGCTGGTTTTGCATCAAATAGAACAGCACTTCTTCTGTCACTAATCACATCTGGTCTTAATGCATTTGGTTCTATTTTGAGTATATACTTCATAGACAGAACAGGAAGGAAAAAGCTTGTGTTGTTCAGTTTGTGTGGTGTTGTGTTTTCCCTTGTTGTTCTAACAGTTGTGTTCCATCAGAGTACAACACACTCCCCAATGGTTAGTGCACTTGAAACCTCTCACTTCAATAACACTTGCCCGGATTACCATTCAGCTGTGAACCCAGGTGGATGGGATTGCATGAAGTGCCTAAAGGCTTCTCCAGAGTGTGGCTTTTGTGCTTCTGGAGCCAATAAG CTCTTACCTGGGGCATGTTTGATCTCCAGTGACACCACAAAAGATCAGTGCCATAAAGAAGATAGACTATGGTACACCAGGGGATGTCCTAGTAAATTTGGATGGCTTGCAATAGTAGGCCTTGCACTCTACATCATATTCTTCTCACCTGGGATGGGAACTGTGCCATGGGTTGTCAATTCTGAAATTTATCCCTTAAGGTATCGAGGAATATGTGGAGGAATGGCATCTACATCCAATTGGGTCTCAAATCTTATTGTTGCTCAGTCCTTCCTATCCTTGACACAAGCTATTGGGACCTCATGGAcatttatgatatttatattcATCACCATAGCTGCTATTatctttgttattattttcgTGCCAGAAACCAAAGGACTTCCAATGGAAGAAGTGGAGAAGATGTTGGAAGGAAGAGATCTCAATTTCAAGTTTTGGCAGAGAAGTTCTCGCCATGCAGAAGAAGTAGCCACACAGAAGACTCAATCAACTTAA
- the LOC114421578 gene encoding probable inositol transporter 2 isoform X2 — translation MEGGGVEVDVSAFRECLSLSWKNPYVLRLAFSAGIGGLLFGYDTGVISGALLYIRDDFKEVDSKTWLQEAIVSMALAGAIIGAAVGGWINDRFGRRKAILLADTLFFIGSAVMAAATNPSILIVGRVFVGLGVGMASMASPLYISEASPTRVRGALVSLNGFLITGGQFLSYLINLAFTKAPGTWRWMLGVAAVPALIQIVLMMMLPESPRWLFRKGREEEGKAILRKIYPPQEVEAEINTLKESVEIEIKEAEASDKVSIVKMLKTKTVRRGLYAGMGLQIFQQFVGINTVMYYSPTIVQLAGFASNRTALLLSLITSGLNAFGSILSIYFIDRTGRKKLVLFSLCGVVFSLVVLTVVFHQSTTHSPMVSALETSHFNNTCPDYHSAVNPGGWDCMKCLKASPECGFCASGANKKPKDFQWKKWRRCWKEEISISSFGREVLAMQKK, via the exons ATGGAAGGAGGAGGAGTAGAAGTTGATGTCTCTGCTTTCAGAGAATGCTTGTCTCTGTCATGGAAAAATCCTTACGTTCTTCGCCTTGCTTTTTCTGCTGGAATTGGTGGCCTTCTCTTTGGCTATGACACTG GAGTGATTTCTGGGGCTCTTTTATATATCAGAGATGATTTCAAAGAAGTGGATAGCAAGACTTGGCTTCAG GAAGCCATAGTGAGCATGGCTCTTGCTGGAGCAATCATAGGAGCTGCAGTTGGTGGATGGATCAACGATCGATTTGGAAGGAGAAAAGCTATCCTTCTTGCAGACACACTCTTCTTTATTGGTTCTGCTGTCATGGCTGCCGCTACCAATCCATCTATTCTCATTGTTGGTCGAGTTTTCGTTGGCCTTGGTGTTGGAATGGCTTCAATGGCATCCCCCTTATACATCTCTGAAGCTTCTCCAACCAGAGTTCGAGGAGCTTTAGTTAGTCTCAATGGCTTTCTCATTACTGGAGGACAATTCCTCTCCTACCTCATCAACTTGGCcttcacaaaa GCACCAGGAACATGGAGATGGATGCTAGGAGTAGCAGCAGTACCAGCCCTGATACAAATCGTATTAATGATGATGCTGCCAGAATCACCGCGTTGGCTGTTCCGAAAG ggaagagaagaagagggtaAAGCAATTTTAAGGAAGATTTATCCACCCCAAGAAGTTGAAGCAGAAATTAATACTTTGAAGGAATCAGTTGAAATAGAAATCAAGGAAGCAGAGGCCTCAGATAAGGTCAGCATAGTCAAAATGCTGAAAACTAAAACTGTGAGAAGAGGTTTGTATGCAGGAATGGGCCTTCAAATTTTCCAGCAGTTTGTGGGGATCAACACTGTGATGTACTACAGCCCCACCATAGTTCAGTTAGCTGGTTTTGCATCAAATAGAACAGCACTTCTTCTGTCACTAATCACATCTGGTCTTAATGCATTTGGTTCTATTTTGAGTATATACTTCATAGACAGAACAGGAAGGAAAAAGCTTGTGTTGTTCAGTTTGTGTGGTGTTGTGTTTTCCCTTGTTGTTCTAACAGTTGTGTTCCATCAGAGTACAACACACTCCCCAATGGTTAGTGCACTTGAAACCTCTCACTTCAATAACACTTGCCCGGATTACCATTCAGCTGTGAACCCAGGTGGATGGGATTGCATGAAGTGCCTAAAGGCTTCTCCAGAGTGTGGCTTTTGTGCTTCTGGAGCCAATAAG AAACCAAAGGACTTCCAATGGAAGAAGTGGAGAAGATGTTGGAAGGAAGAGATCTCAATTTCAAGTTTTGGCAGAGAAGTTCTCGCCATGCAGAAGAAGTAG